A segment of the Streptomyces sp. ITFR-21 genome:
TGAGGTTTTCGCAGCGAAATGATCTTCGCGAAACGTCGTGAACCGCGCGCCTGTGGGCGGATCGGACGAACCCATACCGGCCGTGGGCAGACGTAAAGCCCCTGGTAGGACAGGTCTCACCACAAGATCTTGTCCGAACCACCAGAGGCTTCACGTTGGTCACCTATGTTGCCACGCTCGACGTCCCGCGCTACGTCGTGGACCACCTGTCCCGGCTGGCCGCCCACCGTCGCCGCATCGGCACCCCGCGCGGCAGCCGGGCGCTCGGTCCGTTCCGTCAGGCCGTGCCCGTCCTGCGCTGGTTCCGCCAGCAAGCCTGCGTGCACTGCCCGGCACAGGACGCCGGAGTCTCCCAGGCCACCGGCTACCGCCACCTCCACGAGGGCATCGGCGTCCTCGCCGACCAAGCCCCCGCCCTGCACCAGGTCCTCGACCGCTGCCGACGCGAAGGCATGACGCACGTGATCCTCGACGGCACCCTCATCGAGTCCGACCGCCTCGCGGGCGTCCGCGACAACGGCAACGACTTGTGGTTCAGCCGGAAACACAAAGCGTTCGGCGGCAACGTGCAGTTCCTGTCCGCCCCGGACGGAACCCCCTTATGGGTCTCCGACGTCGAACCCGGCTCCACCCCCGACATCACCGCCGCCCGCATCCACGCACTGCCCGCCCTCTACAAGGCCGCCGCCCACGGGCTGCCGACCCCGGCAGACAAGGGCCACACCGGCGCCGGCATCGGCATCCACGTGCCGGTCCGCCGACCGAAAAGCCAGTCCGAGCAGGCCCTCCACGCCGACACCCGAACCACGAACACCCTCATCAGAGACCTCCGCGCACTCGGCGAACGCGCCGCCGCCGAACTCAAAGAACGCTGGCGCGCTCTCAAACACGTCACCCTCAGCCCACGCCGGATCGGCGACATCGCCCGCGCCGCACTCGTCCTCAACGAAATCTGGAAATGATCTTCGCTGAGAAAACCTCAGTGAGAACGGCTCAGCGCCCGGCTGCAAGGCACCGACCACGACCTCAGCGCAGCCATCGAGGCGATCGGGCTGTGCCTCGAACTACTT
Coding sequences within it:
- a CDS encoding transposase family protein, translating into MVTYVATLDVPRYVVDHLSRLAAHRRRIGTPRGSRALGPFRQAVPVLRWFRQQACVHCPAQDAGVSQATGYRHLHEGIGVLADQAPALHQVLDRCRREGMTHVILDGTLIESDRLAGVRDNGNDLWFSRKHKAFGGNVQFLSAPDGTPLWVSDVEPGSTPDITAARIHALPALYKAAAHGLPTPADKGHTGAGIGIHVPVRRPKSQSEQALHADTRTTNTLIRDLRALGERAAAELKERWRALKHVTLSPRRIGDIARAALVLNEIWK